The genomic segment GTGTGGATCAAATATGCTCATGGATGTTTCATATAGGACCAAATTTCAAGGACCTTTTGGCATGGACCAAATGTCTTATGGATGTTTTGAACAGGACCAAATGTCTGCTAACCCCCCTGACCTGCAAAGCTATTGCTGGGTCCTTTGGTACACTGACCTTAGCCATCGGTATGCATGCTCCATGGCTCAGTTCCTGGGCCCCAGATTCCTTAATTTGTTTCTTGTTACTAGGGAAACTAGGTTCCCTTGGTCCTTTTAGAATATCCTGTACCCGTGTAAAGGGAGACAGGGTGTGGCTTACACGCTCCCTATCTCTGGGCATGTGTGATCTCCTGGCTAATGCAAATGTCTCTATCAGGACCTCTGCCATGATACATGCTGGACATCCACACCAGGCCATCGCTGTAGACTAGTGGGTGTTTGAGGACTGGGTCCTTTCTGTCACCTCTCTCAAAAGTTTGAGAGGAAGTTTGTCCCCGATAAACTCTGTATTGTATCTGAACCATGCGGCACTGGTGATTCGTGCCCCCTTGCATGACACTGATGATATccaaacacaattttaaaaactactttctTTGGCCTGTAgatacagagaaatgagaaaagaaagagttaAGAGGAAGAAAGACGTTCCTTTTTGCAACTGCATTCTGTTCGTTTCTGGCAAACAGCTCATTTCCGGACTGTGGGTTATTGGCACTGTTTAAAAACAGAAGTTTAAAGTTATAAATTTAAGCTTTGATTTGTAAAGAGAAGTTAAAGTCACAACTCCTGTTTAACATCCAACTCTGTTAGTTctccctcatcttttttttttccagtttgtcaaGTTTTCTTTGCATCGCCATCAATGTCTGAAGAGGTCACTTATGCAGATCTAAAATTTGAGGACTCCAGTAAGACTGAACATATCCAGGAGTTTCACGAATGTGGGATAAAAGGTAAGAGTTTGAACTAGTAATTTGACAATAATCTTTCAATTTGAAGTCTTAAATAAGCCTCTCTTTTTTCACCAAACCTACCGCAGATGTCCAGATCTAATGATTATAGAGGTTTCTTTTTTAAGGCAATGATAAGGTCATTGAACACGCCATCTTTTacaaatttttctgttttttaatatcaCACTCAAGATAATTAGGATGGGAGAGTGCTTTCGTATGACTGGAttgtgaaacattttttttccctcatggaaGGAAGCCATGGAACAATGCACATATGTTGTGCAGGAAAGCCatggttttgcatatttttttaataagaaaatgcttgtgtgtgtgtgtgtgtgtgcatgtctaaaaaagaaacaaaggcagaggcacaaagagaaagacagagaggatCTTTAGGGAATTATATTTGACTTTCTACCAAATTAAGCCCAAATTGTTTCCTATTTCTTTTGGAGATCTTTTCCCAATTCACTAAAACATAGACAAGGTTCAGTGAAGTGGAAGCCACGTCAGGGACTATagggagaaaaaagataaagaaatattgGAAGATACAACATTCAAAGCCACCTTGTACCTGGAAgctttgtattttttcatttaaatttaattttgatataaATGGACGACTTGTGTGTACCTTCAACTTACGTTTCAATAAAGTGCACCCTAATTTCCATCCTACTCATAATCCTGTATTTCTCTTATTGTCTGTAGCTCTGACCTCGTGGCTTATGGCTTGTGGCTTTTTGGATGAAACTTGCCCCAGAATATCCATACTTAAAATCAGTGTGTATAAATTAAAAGTAGATAGGAGAACACAATAAGGTGGTAATATAATGAAATTAAGAGAGAAGAGTAATAGAAAAATTCTCATGTATTCTTTAAatgacccccaccccccacccaatgTAACTCTCTTTGAAGTTCTGACTTTACTGTGAACAGAATTTTTAATGCTAAATTTTGGATCCACTAACCAAGCTTGGATCCATTCATCAGTGCTGTAAACCTGAAGAAAGGATAACAGTTTAATTCTGTGGCTTCTTCCTTTAacatggatcttttttttttttttttaaagagtgagaGGTTAAGGATTTTGCAAAAGTTTCTATCGTAATTTCCttatttgtgtttcttcttttttatggttggtATAAGAGGATCGACCATGAGTTTAACAAatcatgaatgagtgaatgaatgaatgaatgaatgaataaataaataaataaataaataaaattaatttattttaataaataaaaatatacttaattGCTCTTTACATATCCCTTCCCATTTCCTGTCCTACTAAACCTTCTTATTCAGAAATTCTTCGACTCTGCAGTCAATGTCTGGTTGACTTTCTCAATTTTGTCTAATTTTCTCATTATTCAGCTTAAAGTCTATACCATGTAATATAAACTTTGTATTATTTAACATCTACCCTTACTGtcttacatgtgtatatatatatgtatatacctcctccttgtgtttttttcttgaaaaaactCAGTTCTTATTAAACTTAAATACTACCCGCTCTGTGTCCCACCCAAGTAGCTGAATGCCGTcgataaaaaatacacaaacgtGCGAGCCCAGTTTACTTTCACCTGATGAGCTTTGCTCCTATTTATTTCATTCCACTCCTTTACTTTCTGCTACCAGCATCTCCATCCTTTCGCATCCTCGCTCATCCTCTCCGCCTTACTGCTAGATGATATTTACAAGGTGATTTACAAGGTGCTTATTTCCTCTTATCGTAAGACAGACTTTCTCATTTGGTTCTAAATTTCAACCCAAGTGTCCTTAGCCAAGACATTTCCTTTacaattttctcctttctctcctacttcactattctctctctctcctctggccGATTATCCCTCCCCAGTGCACCAGCATGCTCTGTTACTCCTATTTTATCAGAACACAATCCCTGCTTGACCACTgaaatctctccatttattcttccatttctttgtttactttcacaacccaactttttttttcttactgaagtatagtcagtgtacaatgttacatcaatttccagtgtacagcatgtttcagtcacacatgtacaaacttatattccttttcatattctttttcattataggttactgtaagatactgcatatagttccctgtgctatacagtaggtccttgttgtttatctattttatacatagaagtGTGTATTTGTCACTTCTTTTTTCAACCCCATTTTTACCTCTTTGTTTCTGGAATCTACCTATCAATTAACAGCCTTTTCTTTGAGAACCAGTTTGCGtataaaacaattaacaaaatgtttTTGACTCTAGTATCACTCTTGAGAAGGATGTCTTAAACAAAAGTGAAAGTGCtcatttcccttttatttatttccttaattttgtgCCTGAAACCAGCTACACTTTAAATGAAATGTGCAGGCGAAATACCGAAGCAAGTTAAGGGTTCGAAGCAGGCTTCTAAATACCGCCTAGGGGGGCTTTCTTGCTCACCACAAATTAATTGAAATCTATACTGCTATcccagtgggagaaaatatttgcaaaagatgagactgacaaaggcttaatttccagaatatataaatagctcatacaacctagtaataaaaaacaaacaacccaatccaaaaatgcacaaaagaccaagacaagcaattctccaatgaagacatacaaatggccagcaggcacatgaaaaaaagctcCATATTGCTaattttatcagagaaatgcaaatcaaaactacagtgaggtatcacctcacaccagtcagaatggccatcattcaaaagtccacaaacaataaaggctggagaggctgtggagaaaagggagccctcctacactgctggtgggaatgtgccAACCTGcaattggtgcaaccattatggataAAAGTTTGGAGATtcttcagaaaactaaaaacagacttaccacatgatctagcaatcccactgctgggcaaaAATCCAggaggaaccttaattcaaacagacacctgcaccccaatgttcatagcagcaccatttacaatagccaagacatggagacagcctaaatgtccatcaacaggtgactggataaagaagatgtggtatatttatacaacggaatactactcagccataaaaaatagtaaaataattccatttgcagcaacatttgtagatctggagattgtctttataagtgaagtaagccagaaagagaaagaaaaataccacatgatagcacttacatgtggaacctaaaaaggaaagataaacatatttacaaaacagaaacaggttcacagacacagaaaataaacttacagctaccagagggggagggggtggaaagggagaaattgggagttcgagatttgcatatactaactactatatataaaaatatataaacaagtccatactgtacagtacagggaactatattcaatatcttgtagtaacttatggagaaaaagaatatgaaaatgaacatatgtatgtgcaagtatgactgaagcattatgctgtacactagaaattaatataacattgtaaactgactatacgtcaataaaaaatacatacatataaaggTATTACAAAAATATCCTTGAGTTTCTAGCAAAACATTTCCTTACCAGGAACATGTgaggaaggaaataaaggcaaaataaatgaatgcacAATTCAAATTAAGACGTATACCATTTCAGGCATCTTGGCTAATTTTGCTTTCCGCAGAGCCTCCTGCTCCTTCCCACATATGGCGTCGAAGAGCCTTGGCTCTGattcttctctgccttctgctgCTGATTGGACTGGGAGTCTTAGGAggcatatgtatgtatttttattattgtgtttattgaCAGGGAAAACACCTAGAATTGCATGAGCTGTACTCCCTGAACTGAAGCATTGGAATGATAGGTGATAACACCCACAAAGTGAATTTAGATAAGTACTTGCAACATGGTACTTAGTCTCTTTCCCTGACTCCTGTGAGATAACTGCTTCTCTAGAccttcaatattcttaatacaatTCAGCCAAAAATGGGTGGTGGTTGTATTGAAGGATTACAATTTTTcatcatcatctctctctctttctcttttttaatctggAGTTTATATAACTTCGAAGACAGACATGGGGGAATTGAATAAACTACAAGAGTTCAAAGAAGAACTTCAGAGAAATGTTTCTCTGCAACTAAAGCATAACATGGATAGTTTTGAGAAGGTCAGGAACCTCTCGATCACACTGCAAGAAACAGCCACCAAATTATGCCATGAGCTACATAGAAAAAACCCAGGtaattttatatttctctctGAGTTATTTATTACACCATGAACTAAACCTAGGAGTCACTTGAGAATCATTTCATCACTAGCCTTTCTCTAGGAA from the Vicugna pacos chromosome 34, VicPac4, whole genome shotgun sequence genome contains:
- the CLEC12A gene encoding C-type lectin domain family 12 member A is translated as MIHAGHPHQAIAVDYSPSSFFFPVCQVFFASPSMSEEVTYADLKFEDSSKTEHIQEFHECGIKEPPAPSHIWRRRALALILLCLLLLIGLGVLGGIFYITSKTDMGELNKLQEFKEELQRNVSLQLKHNMDSFEKVRNLSITLQETATKLCHELHRKNPEHKCKPCPKEWMWHEDSCYLWVEKFETWQKSDMICSNHNASLLKIKNKSALEFIKSKRLYRYWLGLSPRKGNPRFKHLDTAIISSDWYTRNTNDLNDQLNCGYLDNSYVYYTTCTGAQKIICEKLANSVKIESVLTTEVPGGRT